A window from Candidatus Nitrospira neomarina encodes these proteins:
- a CDS encoding class I SAM-dependent methyltransferase, with product MTRPDQLWRKHSDSINQSLLFRWLPKQPVGRLLKTDMFDELVGEGLTPFLQARGHSVIGMDLSFGNAHLTCRTQTSVCGACADVRDLPFGNESFEVVVSNSTLDHFQTSDEIIVSLRELHRVLRKDGQLILTLDNPANPIIAARNVLPFKLLNRLGILPYYVGATCGPRRLQKWLREIGFDVMDVTAVLHCPRIFAVLAAKILCSFANNSVQQRFLRWIQVFENMSHWPTRYLTGHFIAVRAEKR from the coding sequence ATGACCCGCCCGGATCAGCTTTGGCGAAAGCATAGCGATTCAATCAACCAATCTCTTCTCTTCCGATGGCTCCCCAAACAACCTGTAGGTCGATTGTTAAAGACGGACATGTTTGACGAATTGGTGGGAGAGGGCCTCACGCCTTTCTTGCAGGCCAGAGGTCATAGCGTCATAGGGATGGATCTTTCCTTCGGGAATGCGCACTTAACCTGTCGGACGCAGACGAGCGTTTGTGGAGCCTGTGCGGATGTACGCGACCTCCCGTTTGGAAATGAGTCGTTTGAGGTGGTGGTGTCGAATTCGACTCTGGACCATTTTCAAACCTCAGATGAGATCATCGTGAGTCTGCGGGAATTGCACCGGGTCCTTCGCAAGGACGGTCAGCTAATTCTGACATTGGATAATCCTGCCAATCCGATTATTGCGGCCCGTAACGTTCTTCCGTTCAAACTATTAAACCGGTTGGGTATCCTTCCTTACTATGTTGGTGCCACCTGCGGTCCTAGGCGGCTACAGAAATGGCTGCGGGAAATTGGCTTCGACGTGATGGATGTCACAGCGGTGCTCCATTGTCCCCGGATTTTTGCCGTGCTCGCTGCCAAAATCTTGTGCTCCTTCGCGAACAATTCAGTACAGCAACGGTTTTTGCGATGGATACAGGTATTCGAAAACATGTCGCACTGGCCTACGCGTTATCTGACCGGGCATTTTATTGCTGTTAGAGCTGAAAAGAGATAG
- a CDS encoding DUF4340 domain-containing protein, translated as MKAKTLGILAAITIAGIVLAIFLNQKPASQFPQSGELLFPELLPVVNDVNEIVVETKDQTVTLVRGENIWRVKEKAGYRADVEKVKQTLIGLAELRILEPKTKNPELYDRLGLRDKEEEGSLSTTVTLKTPNNPEAALVILGNQRPAKGNPRMSEIYARKPGDPQTWLTIGNLPLEKVGGEWLDKEITALTTKRVHRVTVMHPGGDTLFVSKDTPEDLDFQLDSIPSGSKVASQFNVNNVVGTLVQLSLENVKEAHEVNFQDRSGVTAVLETFDGLRLHVQTAKQEDKVFGKFSAEYDQKLVQHVNATTSTENGETVPAQDFAQDEKAPESPETKKTADIQVEPSSKEDSLLKKPEEVQREVEAFNQRVGGWAYELPTFRVENFSKAKKDLLETIP; from the coding sequence GCTGTTGTTCCCGGAATTATTGCCGGTTGTCAATGACGTGAACGAAATAGTTGTGGAGACCAAGGATCAGACCGTGACGCTGGTGCGTGGGGAGAATATCTGGCGGGTTAAGGAGAAGGCAGGATATCGCGCAGATGTGGAGAAGGTAAAACAGACTCTCATCGGGTTGGCGGAGTTGCGGATATTGGAACCCAAAACGAAAAATCCGGAGTTATACGATCGACTGGGGTTACGGGACAAAGAGGAAGAAGGTTCGCTTTCCACAACGGTGACACTAAAAACCCCGAATAATCCCGAGGCGGCCTTGGTGATTCTGGGGAATCAACGTCCTGCCAAGGGAAATCCACGGATGAGTGAAATCTATGCGCGAAAACCAGGAGATCCACAAACCTGGTTAACAATAGGGAATTTGCCGTTGGAAAAAGTGGGGGGAGAGTGGCTCGATAAGGAAATAACGGCGCTGACGACTAAGCGCGTGCATCGGGTGACGGTCATGCATCCCGGCGGGGACACTCTTTTTGTCTCAAAGGATACACCTGAGGATCTGGATTTTCAGCTGGATTCGATCCCTTCAGGTTCGAAAGTGGCTTCCCAGTTTAATGTGAATAACGTGGTGGGGACTCTGGTGCAGCTCTCATTAGAGAATGTGAAAGAAGCACACGAGGTGAATTTTCAGGACCGCTCTGGAGTAACGGCTGTTTTGGAAACCTTTGACGGGCTCAGGCTTCATGTTCAAACGGCCAAACAGGAAGATAAAGTTTTTGGAAAATTTTCTGCGGAATATGATCAAAAACTGGTTCAACATGTAAATGCCACCACTTCCACAGAAAATGGGGAAACGGTTCCAGCGCAGGATTTTGCTCAAGACGAAAAGGCCCCTGAATCTCCAGAAACGAAGAAAACAGCAGATATACAAGTAGAGCCTTCCTCCAAAGAAGACTCACTATTAAAAAAACCGGAAGAGGTTCAGCGAGAAGTTGAGGCGTTCAATCAGCGTGTGGGAGGCTGGGCGTACGAATTGCCAACGTTCCGGGTCGAAAACTTTTCGAAAGCCAAGAAAGATCTTCTTGAAACAATTCCCTAA
- the asnB gene encoding asparagine synthase (glutamine-hydrolyzing) gives MCGLCGVVYSDPMRPVDRDMLHHMTNMMAHRGPDGDGYFVEPGIGLGFRRLSIIDLETGDQPISNEDHSVTVVCNGEIYNYKELRQDLEATGHRFRTHSDVEVLVHLYEDYGVRCVDFLRGMFGFAIWDSRHRRLMLARDRFGIKPLSYAIKPGALFFGSELKSILASGCIDRQVDAAAMKELFAVGFVQAPKTLLRSIRRLPPAHYLLHENGKITIQRYWDLSFPSMGEDGIRRSVQEWAEAVREKLEESVRLHLRSDVPLGCYLSSGIDSSAMAGLMGREISAPIHTFSAAFEDPLFNEIGPNRILTDFPGYNLRNHITTCSTADFDLLPEMIWHREDPNISAGGIPHMLLARMAAQQVKVVLTGEGSDEIFGGYPWYRVERLLEPFINLPLSVRQVIANIPFLRKKYSRSSRAFAAHATMDRSRYTQIIDNASHRSYDDLFSDHLSNIHNSFTDSEPPFSLPKDFEGWSRFAQLQYLDINVRLSDFITRTLDAASMAYGLEARVPFLDHEFVELCSQIPSDLKMRGLQEKHILRRALEGVLPAEILNRKKRGLSAPFWPWQGRLPEFVADALSENRLHTKGYFNPHYVRYMLQQHQNGKANFGRELIGVLNIQLWDDLFVQGCRPS, from the coding sequence ATGTGCGGATTGTGCGGCGTGGTGTATTCCGATCCTATGAGGCCGGTCGATCGGGATATGCTTCATCATATGACAAACATGATGGCCCATCGTGGACCGGATGGGGATGGGTACTTTGTTGAACCGGGTATTGGTCTCGGCTTCCGTCGACTGAGCATCATTGACTTGGAAACCGGCGATCAGCCCATTTCCAACGAGGACCACTCTGTCACCGTGGTATGCAATGGAGAGATCTACAACTACAAGGAATTGCGTCAAGATCTCGAGGCTACCGGTCATCGTTTCAGGACACATTCGGATGTCGAAGTCCTTGTCCATTTGTACGAGGATTATGGGGTGCGTTGTGTGGATTTTCTGAGAGGCATGTTCGGCTTCGCTATCTGGGATTCCCGGCATCGCCGTCTCATGTTGGCCAGAGATCGGTTCGGTATTAAACCCCTTAGCTATGCCATCAAACCCGGTGCTCTGTTTTTTGGATCGGAGTTGAAGTCCATCCTTGCAAGTGGTTGTATTGACCGTCAGGTTGATGCCGCAGCCATGAAGGAGTTGTTTGCGGTCGGATTTGTTCAAGCGCCGAAGACCCTCTTGCGTTCAATCCGGCGGCTCCCACCCGCGCATTATCTTCTCCATGAAAACGGGAAGATCACGATCCAGCGTTATTGGGATCTCTCCTTTCCATCAATGGGAGAGGACGGCATTCGACGAAGCGTCCAGGAATGGGCCGAGGCGGTGCGGGAAAAACTGGAAGAGTCCGTTCGCCTCCACCTCCGAAGCGATGTGCCATTAGGTTGTTATTTGAGCAGTGGAATCGATTCAAGTGCAATGGCGGGATTGATGGGCCGAGAAATTTCGGCTCCTATCCACACTTTTTCTGCGGCGTTTGAAGATCCGTTGTTTAATGAGATAGGTCCGAATAGGATTCTCACAGATTTCCCGGGCTACAATCTCCGCAATCATATCACCACCTGCAGCACCGCTGATTTTGATCTGTTACCGGAAATGATTTGGCATCGTGAAGACCCCAATATCTCAGCGGGGGGCATCCCCCATATGTTGCTCGCCAGGATGGCGGCGCAGCAGGTGAAAGTCGTCTTGACCGGGGAGGGCTCGGATGAAATATTTGGGGGCTACCCTTGGTACCGGGTTGAGCGGTTGCTTGAACCATTCATCAATCTTCCACTCAGTGTGCGTCAAGTCATCGCAAACATCCCCTTCCTGAGGAAAAAATATTCTCGATCAAGCCGGGCATTCGCCGCCCACGCCACGATGGACCGGTCTCGATACACCCAGATCATCGATAATGCCTCCCACCGAAGTTACGATGATCTTTTTTCCGATCATCTTAGCAACATCCATAATTCTTTCACCGATTCAGAACCACCTTTCTCTCTTCCGAAGGATTTTGAAGGATGGAGTCGTTTTGCTCAATTACAATATTTGGATATCAATGTACGTCTTTCGGACTTCATTACGAGAACTCTGGATGCCGCCTCCATGGCTTATGGTCTGGAGGCACGCGTGCCATTCCTCGATCATGAATTTGTCGAATTATGCAGCCAGATTCCATCCGACTTGAAAATGCGAGGGCTTCAGGAAAAGCATATTCTCCGACGGGCACTGGAGGGTGTCTTACCCGCGGAAATTCTGAATAGAAAGAAACGCGGACTTTCCGCCCCATTCTGGCCATGGCAAGGTCGTTTGCCGGAATTTGTCGCAGACGCTCTGTCCGAAAACAGGCTCCACACCAAAGGGTATTTCAATCCTCATTATGTCCGATACATGCTTCAGCAACATCAAAACGGCAAGGCGAATTTTGGAAGAGAGTTAATCGGTGTCCTCAATATTCAATTATGGGATGACCTATTTGTCCAAGGGTGCCGTCCGTCGTGA
- a CDS encoding glycosyltransferase, producing MNKIFRNNEKQKVSDTLRSSLPEITISIVVPVYNGGEAFRRCLISLAALQPPPMEIIVVADGDSDGSWQVAKQFGAQVIRLPITSGGPAYPRNIGALQAKGDYLFFVDADVCVHPDTLGRVAETFHNNPDLTALIGSYDDTPGEPNFLSQYKNLFHHYVHQKAQREASTFWGACGAIRRDIFLEIGGFDETYRRPSIEDIELGYRLKKTGHQIQLCKDIHVKHLKRWDICSMLKADFFYRAIPWTELILRDRRFTNDLNIRHSERLCVVLTYGLVGALLGAIWWGPLLAVAALIMVSLVIINAPLYRFFQKKRGFRFSLQSIPWHWLYYLYSGLAFAIGLARHVLYGGNRKESTMPALVPESFDINRTSGRQ from the coding sequence ATGAACAAAATTTTTCGAAATAACGAAAAGCAGAAAGTCAGTGATACGTTGAGATCTTCCTTGCCGGAAATAACTATTTCCATTGTTGTCCCTGTGTACAACGGGGGTGAGGCCTTTCGCCGATGCCTGATAAGTCTGGCAGCTTTACAGCCGCCTCCAATGGAAATTATCGTTGTTGCCGATGGTGACTCCGATGGATCCTGGCAAGTGGCGAAACAGTTTGGTGCTCAGGTCATTCGACTTCCTATTACTTCAGGAGGACCGGCATACCCCAGAAACATTGGAGCACTTCAGGCCAAAGGCGACTACCTCTTCTTTGTCGATGCCGATGTGTGTGTGCATCCTGATACCCTGGGACGGGTGGCAGAAACGTTTCACAATAATCCAGACCTCACTGCGTTGATCGGGTCATACGATGACACTCCTGGCGAACCAAATTTCTTATCCCAATACAAAAATCTCTTTCACCACTACGTCCATCAAAAAGCCCAAAGAGAAGCTTCGACGTTTTGGGGTGCTTGCGGAGCCATCCGCCGTGATATTTTCCTGGAAATAGGCGGGTTTGATGAAACGTATCGTCGTCCTTCTATTGAAGACATTGAGTTGGGCTATCGATTGAAAAAGACCGGTCACCAGATTCAGTTGTGTAAAGATATCCATGTGAAACATTTGAAACGATGGGATATCTGTTCCATGCTCAAAGCAGATTTTTTTTACCGCGCAATCCCCTGGACAGAATTAATTCTTCGGGATCGCAGGTTCACCAATGACTTAAATATCCGGCATTCCGAGCGCCTTTGTGTCGTGTTGACGTATGGGCTCGTGGGAGCCTTGCTGGGAGCGATCTGGTGGGGTCCATTGCTAGCGGTGGCGGCCTTGATCATGGTTTCGCTGGTGATCATTAATGCGCCCCTCTATCGATTTTTTCAGAAAAAACGTGGGTTCCGGTTTTCCCTGCAGAGTATTCCCTGGCATTGGCTGTATTATTTGTATAGTGGTTTGGCGTTTGCCATAGGCCTGGCACGCCATGTTTTGTATGGGGGCAACCGGAAGGAGTCGACCATGCCGGCTCTTGTCCCTGAATCCTTCGATATCAATAGAACGTCAGGGAGGCAGTAG
- a CDS encoding NAD(P)/FAD-dependent oxidoreductase gives MASHPVVVIGAGPAGLTAAYELGKNSSSSLILEAGKQVGGISQTVNYRDFRFDIGGHRFFSKMPMVTELWNEILGDNFLLRPRISRIHYNQHFFDYPLKATNALAGLGVVEALLVCFSYAKVKVFPNGQEENFEQWVINRFGYRLYQIFFKTYTEKVWGISCTEISADWAAQRIKNLSLKEAVRNALFGQRGGKKGEIVTSLIEQFHYPRLGPGMMWERCEELVAGFGSQTLKGMKVERIRHHHGRVDCVSARASSGEHLEFEGSDFVSTMPLRELIEAMDPQPPEKVVEAALGLRYRDYLTVVLVVNREDVFPDNWIYIHSPEVKMGRIQNYKNWSPYMVPDPSRTSLGLEYFLWDKDEEWTWSNERLIEFGTRECAQLGLINPREVEDGTVVRMEKAYPVYDHHYQDHVRTIRQYLETFSNLQTIGRNGLHRYNNQDHSMVTGVYAARNIMGESHHDVWAVNTEKAYHEEDRTTSGNGGDRMVPVRVQVSGDELPIANEEELIEIVFAKLDPVAMGVAVGTISGLLILIGTVILVLKGGPVVGPNLSLLGNFLFGFQVTWGGSLIGFLEGGVGGFAIGYSGASLRNWSMKAYAKIIRWREEVNRRRNLLD, from the coding sequence GTGGCATCTCATCCTGTAGTGGTAATTGGCGCCGGTCCTGCAGGCCTTACGGCGGCCTATGAACTTGGGAAAAACAGCTCTTCCTCTCTTATCCTTGAGGCGGGGAAACAGGTAGGGGGCATATCACAAACGGTCAACTATCGAGACTTTCGTTTTGATATCGGTGGACACCGATTTTTTTCGAAAATGCCGATGGTGACAGAGTTATGGAATGAAATTCTCGGTGACAACTTTCTCCTTCGACCTCGTATAAGCCGAATTCATTACAACCAACATTTTTTTGACTATCCGCTTAAGGCCACAAATGCGTTGGCCGGACTGGGGGTCGTGGAGGCTCTTCTGGTCTGTTTCAGTTACGCCAAGGTTAAGGTGTTTCCCAATGGCCAGGAGGAAAATTTTGAACAATGGGTGATTAATCGTTTTGGCTATCGCCTGTACCAGATTTTCTTTAAAACCTACACGGAAAAAGTCTGGGGGATTTCCTGTACTGAGATATCAGCCGATTGGGCCGCGCAACGAATCAAAAATCTCTCGTTGAAAGAAGCGGTTCGAAATGCCCTATTTGGTCAAAGGGGTGGGAAGAAGGGGGAAATCGTGACCTCGCTCATTGAGCAGTTTCATTATCCTCGCTTAGGTCCGGGAATGATGTGGGAACGGTGCGAGGAACTGGTGGCTGGTTTTGGATCTCAGACATTAAAAGGCATGAAAGTCGAGCGTATCAGGCACCACCATGGGCGTGTAGATTGTGTTTCCGCGCGAGCCTCATCAGGGGAGCATTTGGAATTCGAAGGCAGCGATTTTGTGTCGACCATGCCTCTGCGCGAGTTAATCGAGGCCATGGATCCTCAACCCCCTGAGAAGGTTGTAGAGGCCGCGCTTGGCCTGCGGTATCGGGATTATTTAACCGTGGTTTTGGTGGTTAACCGCGAAGACGTATTCCCTGATAACTGGATCTATATCCATTCACCTGAAGTTAAAATGGGGCGAATACAGAATTATAAAAATTGGAGCCCGTATATGGTGCCGGATCCCTCACGAACTTCGCTGGGCCTTGAGTATTTTCTCTGGGACAAAGACGAAGAGTGGACATGGTCGAACGAGCGGTTGATCGAATTCGGGACACGGGAATGCGCCCAACTCGGACTCATTAATCCACGAGAAGTTGAAGACGGGACCGTGGTTCGTATGGAAAAAGCCTATCCGGTATACGATCATCACTATCAGGATCACGTCCGGACGATTCGACAATATCTGGAAACATTTTCAAATCTTCAGACCATTGGACGAAATGGTCTGCATCGCTATAACAATCAGGATCATTCCATGGTGACGGGGGTGTATGCCGCGAGAAATATCATGGGTGAATCCCATCATGATGTATGGGCGGTGAATACCGAAAAAGCCTACCATGAGGAAGACCGTACGACTTCCGGCAATGGCGGCGATCGAATGGTGCCTGTGCGGGTTCAGGTAAGCGGAGATGAACTCCCCATAGCAAATGAGGAAGAGTTAATCGAGATCGTGTTTGCCAAGCTGGATCCTGTCGCTATGGGTGTGGCTGTCGGTACCATCAGTGGTCTCCTCATCTTGATTGGGACGGTGATTTTGGTCCTCAAAGGAGGACCGGTCGTGGGGCCCAACTTGTCTCTGCTTGGGAATTTCCTATTTGGTTTTCAAGTGACGTGGGGTGGTTCACTGATAGGTTTCCTAGAGGGAGGAGTCGGGGGATTTGCCATAGGATACTCAGGAGCCTCACTCCGAAACTGGAGCATGAAGGCCTATGCGAAAATTATCCGATGGCGAGAGGAAGTGAATCGTCGTCGCAATCTTCTAGATTAG
- a CDS encoding phenylacetate--CoA ligase family protein — MRCTSVLVSNPVSTLYSLLRHPHVGREQLVAFQNERVCRLVAHAYRHVPYYRGLFDRHGLKPQDIRTVEDLGAVPITSRSDLQALPVDEIIARNVDPGSLITRASSGSSGRPFIVRRTWLEERLHGAFRWRALHALGLRASDKICYVMGNWNIQRQNQLATHILDTLGMARRKVIDALQPPEDIVRGLQKFKPTVVGGYPGVLTRIAQTVNRDALRSLRLHFVNPGGEVLTPLMRQQIQDGFSAPVFETYGSIEFYLLAWECPTTGEYHSCDDGVIIEVLRDGAPAGEGERGELVGTDLHSFAMPLIRYQLGDVVTKGSQTCRCGQPFSTIRSIQGRMIDYFVLPGNRVVHPYELGVRKVPWIREFQVTQERLEFIVMKVVPFHTPSTQEMEALVQPVMALLGSDVQFQVVLVDTIPREANGKFRVYRSHIRSAYDAFAWPDQKMVPPVVNDD, encoded by the coding sequence GTGAGATGCACGAGTGTGTTGGTTTCCAATCCTGTGTCGACGCTCTATTCCCTACTTCGCCATCCGCATGTCGGACGGGAGCAGCTTGTGGCCTTTCAAAACGAACGAGTTTGCCGGTTGGTCGCACATGCCTATCGCCATGTGCCCTATTACCGTGGGCTCTTTGATCGACATGGACTGAAACCCCAGGATATCCGAACGGTCGAGGATTTGGGGGCCGTGCCCATCACCTCCAGGAGTGATTTGCAAGCCTTGCCGGTCGATGAAATCATTGCTCGGAATGTGGACCCGGGGTCTTTGATCACCCGTGCTTCCAGCGGGTCCTCCGGGCGACCATTTATTGTGCGCCGCACTTGGCTGGAGGAACGCCTTCATGGGGCCTTTCGGTGGCGTGCGCTCCATGCGTTGGGCCTCCGTGCGAGCGACAAGATTTGTTATGTGATGGGGAACTGGAATATCCAACGACAGAACCAACTCGCCACGCATATCCTGGACACCCTTGGAATGGCCCGGCGAAAAGTCATTGATGCCCTGCAGCCACCCGAGGACATTGTCCGGGGTCTGCAGAAGTTCAAACCTACGGTCGTGGGGGGGTATCCCGGCGTGTTGACCAGAATCGCGCAGACTGTGAATCGCGACGCACTACGGTCCCTTCGACTCCACTTTGTGAATCCTGGTGGAGAAGTCCTGACGCCACTCATGCGTCAACAGATTCAGGACGGGTTTTCCGCGCCGGTCTTTGAAACGTATGGAAGTATTGAATTTTACCTTCTGGCCTGGGAATGCCCCACAACCGGGGAGTATCACTCATGTGACGATGGCGTAATTATCGAAGTGCTGCGGGATGGGGCCCCGGCGGGTGAAGGAGAGAGGGGAGAGCTTGTGGGAACCGACTTGCATTCTTTTGCGATGCCGTTGATCCGATACCAGCTTGGCGATGTCGTCACAAAGGGGAGCCAAACCTGTCGATGCGGACAACCGTTTTCGACGATTCGATCGATCCAGGGACGTATGATCGATTACTTCGTGCTTCCCGGCAACAGGGTTGTCCATCCTTATGAGTTGGGGGTCAGAAAGGTCCCCTGGATTCGGGAGTTTCAGGTGACCCAAGAACGATTGGAATTCATCGTGATGAAAGTCGTCCCATTCCACACACCCTCCACACAGGAGATGGAAGCGTTGGTTCAACCGGTGATGGCGTTGCTGGGATCGGACGTGCAGTTCCAGGTAGTGTTGGTGGACACAATCCCGAGAGAGGCAAACGGGAAATTCCGAGTATATCGTTCCCATATTCGATCGGCTTATGACGCATTTGCGTGGCCGGATCAAAAAATGGTTCCTCCTGTAGTCAATGACGACTGA
- a CDS encoding phenylacetate--CoA ligase family protein, which produces MDLRANVTRSPADLRSLQDHLFRDAIIHAYSNVPFYRRVWDEAGVDIQAIRGIQDLDRIPIITAPLVRESAKRGELLARGVDPSSCTYLETSGSSGAALRIWKRPLEERVRRAVGLRIWFEHGFRWRHNTAQFQIKPGPSHVLQRFGISRKTWISTERSIEDQLAQLLEAKADVVVGTATALRRIARASESVQAALKRPCVVFCAGELVDAETRQLVTRVFGREPVGLYGQTEVGYIAWQCEHRGSFHVNADTHFVEVLRDGIPAHPGELGTIVVTDLRARTMPLIRYSTADLAIAASGGCSCGRQLPLMGSIEGRERASILLGDGRRLTTRKILDHLAGTLRLGEYRLYQESLKKFRLELTCHALVGHPGVEDVDPCSHVHLTVRDHLRKLLGEIDLSIRIVQPWPADGTGKTHAIFSGVNLNEGSLRDTTGTAS; this is translated from the coding sequence ATGGATCTGAGAGCGAACGTCACACGCTCTCCCGCAGATCTCAGATCGTTGCAAGATCATTTGTTCCGCGACGCTATCATCCATGCCTACAGCAACGTCCCCTTTTACCGTCGTGTGTGGGACGAAGCGGGTGTAGATATCCAAGCCATTCGAGGCATTCAAGATCTGGATCGAATTCCAATCATCACCGCTCCCCTGGTGCGAGAATCGGCGAAACGAGGTGAATTGCTGGCGCGGGGAGTGGACCCCTCATCCTGCACCTACCTTGAGACCAGCGGCTCATCAGGTGCAGCATTACGGATTTGGAAACGGCCGCTCGAGGAACGGGTACGAAGAGCCGTGGGACTGCGGATATGGTTTGAACACGGATTTCGTTGGCGTCATAACACAGCGCAATTTCAGATAAAGCCGGGTCCCTCGCACGTACTGCAGCGCTTCGGTATTTCTCGGAAGACATGGATCTCGACGGAACGATCCATCGAGGACCAGTTAGCACAATTGTTGGAAGCAAAGGCTGATGTGGTGGTTGGCACGGCGACAGCCCTTCGCCGCATTGCGCGTGCGAGCGAATCGGTTCAGGCCGCACTTAAACGGCCATGTGTGGTGTTTTGCGCAGGAGAGTTGGTGGATGCCGAAACACGTCAATTGGTCACCCGAGTCTTCGGCCGCGAACCGGTCGGGCTGTATGGCCAGACTGAGGTCGGGTATATCGCCTGGCAATGCGAGCACCGTGGGTCGTTCCATGTAAATGCGGATACACATTTTGTTGAAGTATTGCGGGATGGGATACCGGCCCATCCGGGCGAATTAGGGACAATCGTGGTGACAGATTTGCGCGCCCGGACCATGCCACTCATACGGTACAGCACGGCTGACCTTGCCATAGCTGCATCAGGTGGATGTTCCTGCGGTCGGCAACTGCCTTTGATGGGTTCAATTGAAGGGCGCGAACGAGCCTCAATTTTACTCGGAGACGGGCGTCGCCTTACGACCCGAAAGATACTTGATCACCTCGCGGGAACACTCCGCCTCGGAGAGTACCGCCTGTACCAGGAAAGCCTAAAGAAGTTTCGGCTCGAGCTCACCTGCCACGCCCTTGTCGGCCATCCAGGGGTCGAGGACGTAGACCCCTGTTCGCATGTCCACCTGACTGTACGGGATCATCTCCGCAAGCTCCTTGGGGAGATCGATCTATCGATTAGGATTGTTCAGCCGTGGCCGGCAGATGGCACGGGCAAGACCCATGCAATCTTCTCGGGGGTCAATCTCAATGAGGGTTCTCTCAGGGACACCACGGGAACGGCGTCTTGA
- a CDS encoding phenylacetate--CoA ligase family protein, whose translation MMLLNGWKTVRLIRQALASSRWMFEDLRQLQEAQLRNLLMHAYQNVPLYRGLYKEAGFHPDEFRSLDDIDNIPILQKDRLKQASPEEVVVQGIDPHRCGVVETSGSTGTPLRIFLGALDQQWQRVVAWRILFEHGFRWTDRTLEIRMTFGRQFFVQRLGIAPKEWCSILDPPEFWAQRIIETRPDVIVAGAGTLHALADTVKTLGLNLPSPRLIVSDSETLSPATRQLVRGALGRDPVDVYGLVELSNFAWECERRSGFHVSADSHIVEVAAPAGEPGPIITTALGMWTMPMIRYETGDLAEVETTRCPCGRTLPLLSRIYGRRVDSVALPNGRRIFWPFFHEVLGRYDELGQWRILQDEINEIHLQIVVPNNAQGLLSRIESDLQAVLPGEVHLCVERVEAIPFSPGEKTRMIISKVGTANEQHPVSGREGL comes from the coding sequence ATGATGTTGTTGAACGGATGGAAAACTGTTCGGTTGATTCGCCAAGCCCTGGCTTCCAGTCGCTGGATGTTTGAGGATCTACGGCAACTACAAGAGGCGCAACTTCGGAACCTCCTCATGCATGCTTATCAGAACGTTCCGCTCTATCGAGGGCTTTACAAGGAGGCAGGGTTTCATCCTGATGAATTCCGTTCGTTGGATGATATAGACAACATCCCTATCCTTCAAAAGGATCGTCTCAAGCAGGCAAGTCCGGAAGAAGTCGTTGTCCAGGGGATTGATCCACACCGATGTGGAGTCGTTGAAACGAGCGGTTCGACAGGAACTCCGTTGCGTATTTTTCTTGGAGCCTTAGATCAGCAGTGGCAGCGTGTGGTTGCCTGGCGCATTCTTTTCGAACACGGTTTCCGCTGGACTGACCGAACGCTTGAAATTCGCATGACTTTTGGTCGGCAGTTTTTCGTCCAACGTCTTGGTATTGCTCCTAAAGAGTGGTGCTCGATTCTGGACCCCCCAGAGTTCTGGGCACAACGCATAATTGAGACGCGGCCGGACGTGATCGTTGCCGGGGCGGGTACGCTGCATGCCTTGGCGGACACTGTCAAAACGCTGGGGCTCAATCTGCCCTCACCCCGACTCATCGTCTCCGATAGTGAAACCCTCTCGCCGGCCACTCGCCAACTGGTTCGGGGTGCGCTCGGAAGGGATCCTGTGGATGTGTACGGTTTGGTTGAGCTTTCAAATTTCGCATGGGAGTGTGAGCGTCGTTCGGGATTTCACGTAAGCGCTGATAGCCACATTGTGGAGGTTGCTGCGCCTGCAGGGGAGCCAGGCCCAATTATCACCACAGCATTAGGCATGTGGACTATGCCGATGATTCGCTATGAAACAGGAGATCTGGCCGAGGTTGAGACCACACGATGTCCCTGTGGGCGCACTCTTCCCCTTCTCAGCCGAATCTATGGGCGCAGGGTAGATTCAGTGGCTTTGCCAAACGGCAGGCGAATCTTCTGGCCATTTTTTCACGAAGTCTTGGGACGCTATGACGAGTTAGGCCAGTGGAGAATTTTGCAAGATGAGATAAACGAGATCCACCTCCAAATCGTTGTACCCAATAACGCTCAGGGTCTTCTTTCGAGGATTGAATCGGATCTTCAAGCGGTCTTGCCCGGTGAGGTCCATCTGTGCGTTGAGCGAGTCGAAGCGATCCCGTTTAGCCCGGGCGAGAAGACCAGGATGATCATCTCGAAGGTCGGAACTGCAAATGAGCAGCACCCTGTCTCCGGAAGGGAAGGGCTCTAG